The nucleotide sequence GGGCGGCGTTGCTCACCACGCGGCGGGAGAGGGCCTGCCCCATCATTTCCTCGAGGGAAAGGATGTGGGAGACGCCGGCGAGTTCGAGCACGTCGCGGGCGGCGCTGGAGCGGGCGGAGGCGATGACCAACACGGATTCCGAGACCTCCCGCACGGAGAACGTGACATTGGTATTGATGACGTCGGACCGGGTCGTGACGACCATCGCGGCCTGTTCGATCCGGAGGCGGCGGTAGGTGTCGGGATCGCTCAGGTCGCCGACCACCACGGGGATGTTGCGCTCGTGCATTTCCAATGCCTCCGCCACGGTGGGCACGAGAATGAAGTAGGGGTGGTGATGCTTTTCGAGCATGCGCACCAGGATCTTGGTCATGGGCCCGTGCAGGGTGAGGATGACGTGATTCTCGGTCTCGGCGGGCAACTCGCGCGGCGCGCGCGCCGTGGCCTGGGCCTTCATCCACGGCGTGTAGAAAAACTCGATGAAAGTGAACGGGAGCAGCACCAGCAGGAAGACGACACCGGTCCCGAGCACGATCAGGGAAAAGAACCGGCCGGTATCGGTGTGAAACGTGATGTCGCCGAACCCCAACGTGCTCATCACAGTGAGGGTCCAATAGAAACCGGTGATCCACGTGTGATGTTGCCCCTCGTGCTCCATCAACACGTGGAAAAGCACGCTGAACGATGCGACCAGCACGGCAAAAATAAGCAGCAGTTTGCCGAGGGTGAGCAGGTTGTGCCGACTGGTGCGGCTTTCCAGAAAAGTGGCGAGGACGGAAGTGAGGGCTTTCACGGCGGAGGGGCGGGCGTGATTGGGCACGACCGACGGGAGACTCTGAGGAGATGGAACTCTTCCGCGCTCAGCGCAACCCGAACCGAAACCCGCGCGTGCCGGATGCGGAATGGGCTTTGACGGCAGGACGTTTTCGCTAGCGTGCCTCCATGTCCGCTCTGGAACCTCCCCGTATTCGCGTCATCGCCACCGGCGGCACGATCGACAAAGTGTATTTCGACGCCAAGAGCGACTACGAGATCGGCGAGCCGCAGGCCGGAGCGATTTTGCACGAGGCGGGCGTGACGTTCGACTTCACCGTGGAGAGCGTGTTGCGCAAGGACAGCTTGCAGCTCACGGACGCGGATCGGGCGCTCGTGCGCGAGCGGGTGATCGCGGCGACCGAACGCCACATCCTCATCACCCACGGCACCGACACCATGACGGATACGGCGGCGGTTTTGGCGGACATCCCGGACAAAGTCATCGTGTTCACCGGGTCAATGTTGCCGGCCCGTTTTCGGCAAAATGATGCGGTGTTCAACGTCGGCTGCGCCATCGGCGGATTACTCGTCCAACGGCCCGGGGTGTATATCGCCATGAACGGCCAATTGTTCCCGGCTGATCGCGTGCGCAAAAATCGGGAGAAGTTGCGCTTCGAGGAGCGTTGACGAGTCGCCTTCCCCCCGCCCGTGGCTTTTCCCTCAATATTGGCGGCGAAGTGTCGATAGCGTTCTTCGTGATTATGCGTCGCGCAATTTGCTAAAAGTATGTCGAAAGCTAACCTCGTTGGTATGCAGAGAGATAAGGTGGTTGATCCGGGGGCTGGCCGGAAAGGGGAAGACGTATCCCGATGACGGAAGCAGATGTTGTTAATTTGGCTAAGGGCGGCTGGAGTTCGCGGGCGTTTTATGGCGCGACGTTGCGGTGGGTGGCAGGGATTCTGGGTTGGGGCGCGATCCTGGTGGCGTTGGGCTGGTTGCTCGACATCGCGTGGCTGACCGGAGCGGGCACGGACAAGGCGAGCATGAAACCGGTCACGGCGTTGGCCTTTTTATTCGTGGCGGTGGCGCTCGGCCTGAAAAATTCCGATCGACCGATTCGAGCCAAGTCAACGTGGGTGGTGGGGTGCGGCCTGGGGCTGATGATACTGGCCGGAGTCCAACTGGGCGTGCGGTGGTGGGGCAGCGAAACGATGGTGGAGGTCGTTTCGGACGGAGCGGTTCCTGTTTCAGGTTGGTGGCACTACACCATGTCGGCCGCGACCGCCGGCAGCTTTTTATTATGCGGAATTGGGCTCAGTGCGGTGGTCGGACGGCACCGCTGGTGGGCCCTGCTTTCGACCAGTGCGGCGATAGGCGTGGGCGTGATCGCGTTAATGGGCATGGGAGGCTATTGGTTTGATTTTATCGGGCTCCGGGCTCTGGCGCCGTTCTCGTCGATGGCGGTGCTCACGGCGGTGGGGTTTGGGCTTTCCTCCCTGGGGATGTTTTGTTTGCGACGAGGGGACGGCTCGGAGTCGTTGCTGCTCAAAGATGGGGAGGGCAGCGCCATGTTGCGAATTTTGGCCCCGTTGTCGGTGGCCTTGCCCTTCGTGGCGGGGGCGCTGGTGCACCGTTGGTTGACGTCGGGCGGGACGACTCCGGGTATCGCTCTGGCGGTGCTGGCATTGGGCAACGCGGTGTTGTTTTTGGCGCTGATTTGGGGATTGGCGCTGGCGCTGAACCGATCAGGCGAGCAGCGGGAAGCCACGTCCCGGGCCCTGGCGGCGAGCGAGTTTCGTCTGCGGGAAATCGTGGAATCCCTGCCGCAACTGGTCTGGACCTGTGAGGCGGCGGGGCCGTGCGACTATCTGGGTCCGCAGTGGGTGAGTTACACCGGCGTGCCCGAGGCGGAGCAGTTGGGTTTCAGATGGACGGAGCAGCTGCATCCCGACGATCGGGAGCGAACCTTGGCGCATTGGAAAGTGGCCGCGGCTGCCGGGACGGAATTCGAGGTGGATTTTCGGATTCGGCGCCATGACGGCGTTTACCGGTGGTTTCACACCATGGCGCACCCGATTCACGACCAGCATGGCAAAGTGACGCGGTGGTTTGGCACGAACACCGACATACACAGTTTGCACGAAGCCGAAAACAGTCTGCGGGAGGCGCACGACAAACTTGAAGTGCGGGTGGCCGAACGCACGCAGGAGTTGGCCAAATCACACGCTGCCCTGGCTCGGAATGCGTCGCTGTTGGTCGAAGCGGAGCGGGTGGCGGATATCGGGAGTTGGACGTTTGATACGCAGACGGGCGAGGTGGAATGGAGTGATCAGCTCTTTCGCATCGTGGGGCTGTGGCCGCAGGATGGTGCGCCGAACTACGCCCAACAGGAAAGCATGTTTGCGCCGGAGTCGTGGAAACGGCTCCAGGCCGCGATCGGGCGCAGCATGAAGGAAGGCGTGGGCTACGAACTGGAACTGCAAGTGATTCGGCCCGATGGCACCCGTCGCTGGGCGTTGGCCCGCGCGAAAGCCGGCCGCAGGATCGATGGCAAGGTCCAGGGTCTTATCGGCACGTTTCAGGACATCACGCGACGGGTTCACGATCGGATCGAAATGGAGCGACTCAACGCCCGCCTGCAAGTGGCCAATTCAGCGGCGCAACTGGGAGTTTGGGAGTGGGAGGTCGGCTCGGACGTGTTGGAATGGGATGACACCATGCGCCGTCTCTATGACTGGCAGGGGCCCGTGGACTACGGGGTGTGGCAACGGTCGCTGGTGGCGGAAGATCTTCCGGCGGCGGAGGAGGCGATCAAATTGGCTTTGGATGGAAGTGCATCCTTCGACTGCTCGTTTCGGGTCAAACACTCCGATGGTGCGATCCGGATCATTCACGGGGTCGCGACGGTTTTACGGAACGACGCGGGTGAACCCGTGCGACTCATTGGCATCAATCGCGACATCACCGTCGAGCGGGAGGCGGAAGCAAAGGTGCGCGCGAGCGAAGCCCTGTTGCGACAGTTCGTGCAGCATGCCCCGGCTTCCATCGCGATGCTCGATCGCAACATGCGCTATGTGCAGACGAGTGACCGGTGGGTCAGTGCCTACGGTTTGGACGGTGTGGAGGTGATCGGTCGGAGTCACTACGATGTTTTCCCCGACTTGCCGGAAGAGTGGAAAGCCGTGCACCAACGCGCGCTGGCGGGCGAGATCGAGCGGCGGGACGAGGACTCGTTCAAGCGTCCCGATGGCACGATTGAATGGCTCCAATGGGAAGTCCGGCCCTGGGTGGACGCCGCGGGGGAGATCGGAGGCGTGATTTTCTTCACCCAGGTAATCACGGCGCGCAAAAACATGGAGCTGGCGCTGAAGGAACGCCAGGAGGAGCTGAAGCGCAGCAACGATGAGCTGGCGTTATTTGCCTACGTGGCATCTCACGATCTGCAGGAGCCCCTACGGGCGATCACCGGCTGTTTGCGCATGTTGGAAAAGAATCACCAGGACCAGCTCACCAGTGGCGCGGCCGAGCTCATGGGCCACGCGGTTCAAGGGGCCGGCCGGATGCAAAGTCTCATCGAAGCTCTGCTCGAATACTCCCGGGTCGACCGGGGCACCCTGGCTTTCAAATCGTTCGATTTGGCGGACGTGCTGGATGACGTGGAAGCCATGCTGAACGTGCGCTTGGCGGAAGTCGGCGGGACGCTGGTTCGCCGCGGGGACCGACCTCAGGTCTGGGCCGACCGCGGGCAAATCTCCCGGGTGTTGCAGAATCTGATGTCCAATGCCTTGAAATACATCGATCCCGGGCGACCTCCGAAGTTGGAGGTGACGGTGCACGAAACCTCCACGACGTGGCAGGTGGAAGTGCGTGACAACGGCATCGGGATTGAACCGCGGCACTTCGAACGCATTTTTGTGATCTTCAAACGGCTGCACACGCGAACGGCCCATGCGGGAACGGGCATAGGACTCGCGATCTGCAAAAAGATCATCCAACACCATGGGGGTGAAATTTGGGTGGAGTCGGTCCCCGGTGAAGGCTCCACGTTTTTCTTCGCGCTGCCTAAACCAAAACATTGAAGATGGAGTCATTTAAACAATCCGCCCGTGCGATCGAGATTCTACTGGTCGAAGACAGTCCGACCGATCGGATGTTTGCCCTGGATGCTCTGCGTGGGGCGCGCCTGGCCAACATCGTGCATGTGGTCGAGGATGGAGACGAAGCCATGCGGTTTCTCCACCGCGAAGGGAAATATCAGGGGGTTTCGACCCCCAATCTGATTCTACTCGACCTGAATCTCCCCAAGAAGGACGGGCATGAGGTGCTCGAAGAGATCAAAAACGATCCGCTGCTGCGATTGATTCCCGTGGTGGTTTTGACCACGTCGAAATCCGACGAAGACGTGCTCAAGGCCTACGGAATGCACGCCAACTCCTACATTCAGAAACCGGTCGATTTCGACAAATTCACCGCCATCGCCCGTTCGCTCGAAGCATTCTGGTTTGAAGTGGTGACGTTGCCCAGCTCCACGGAAATCAAGCCGACGCTGGCTCCCAACGCGATCTCCGCCGACCCGACCGCGTCCGCGCATTCGATTGATATCAGCCGGCCGTGGAAGGTGCTCGTGGTGGAGGACAGTCCGTCCGATGCGGTGCAGGTCAAGACGGCGTTGTTGGGCAGCAAGACCATCGATTTTCAGGTCAAGATCGTGGATAATGTGGCGGACGCGGTCGCGGAACTGGACGCCCAGAAATACGATGCCGTGCTCAGCGATCTCGAGTTGCCCGACAGTGATGCCACCGAAACGGTGGCCCGAATCTGTCGATCCTCCGGCAACGCACCGGTCATCGTGCTGACGTTGATCGACGACGATTCATTGGGGGCCGATCTGGTGACGCAAGGCGCGGCCGATTACTATGTGAAAGGCCAGATCAGTCCCAACAGTCTGGCTCGGACCATTCGTTACGCCGTCGAACGTCGGTCGTTTGAGTCCCACCTGCGTCACTCCCAGCGCATGGAGAGTCTGGGCGTGCTGGCGGGCGGGGTGGCGCACGATTTTAATAATTTGCTCACCGTCATTCGGGGTAACGCGCAA is from Synoicihabitans lomoniglobus and encodes:
- a CDS encoding asparaginase domain-containing protein yields the protein MSALEPPRIRVIATGGTIDKVYFDAKSDYEIGEPQAGAILHEAGVTFDFTVESVLRKDSLQLTDADRALVRERVIAATERHILITHGTDTMTDTAAVLADIPDKVIVFTGSMLPARFRQNDAVFNVGCAIGGLLVQRPGVYIAMNGQLFPADRVRKNREKLRFEER
- a CDS encoding PAS domain-containing protein gives rise to the protein MTEADVVNLAKGGWSSRAFYGATLRWVAGILGWGAILVALGWLLDIAWLTGAGTDKASMKPVTALAFLFVAVALGLKNSDRPIRAKSTWVVGCGLGLMILAGVQLGVRWWGSETMVEVVSDGAVPVSGWWHYTMSAATAGSFLLCGIGLSAVVGRHRWWALLSTSAAIGVGVIALMGMGGYWFDFIGLRALAPFSSMAVLTAVGFGLSSLGMFCLRRGDGSESLLLKDGEGSAMLRILAPLSVALPFVAGALVHRWLTSGGTTPGIALAVLALGNAVLFLALIWGLALALNRSGEQREATSRALAASEFRLREIVESLPQLVWTCEAAGPCDYLGPQWVSYTGVPEAEQLGFRWTEQLHPDDRERTLAHWKVAAAAGTEFEVDFRIRRHDGVYRWFHTMAHPIHDQHGKVTRWFGTNTDIHSLHEAENSLREAHDKLEVRVAERTQELAKSHAALARNASLLVEAERVADIGSWTFDTQTGEVEWSDQLFRIVGLWPQDGAPNYAQQESMFAPESWKRLQAAIGRSMKEGVGYELELQVIRPDGTRRWALARAKAGRRIDGKVQGLIGTFQDITRRVHDRIEMERLNARLQVANSAAQLGVWEWEVGSDVLEWDDTMRRLYDWQGPVDYGVWQRSLVAEDLPAAEEAIKLALDGSASFDCSFRVKHSDGAIRIIHGVATVLRNDAGEPVRLIGINRDITVEREAEAKVRASEALLRQFVQHAPASIAMLDRNMRYVQTSDRWVSAYGLDGVEVIGRSHYDVFPDLPEEWKAVHQRALAGEIERRDEDSFKRPDGTIEWLQWEVRPWVDAAGEIGGVIFFTQVITARKNMELALKERQEELKRSNDELALFAYVASHDLQEPLRAITGCLRMLEKNHQDQLTSGAAELMGHAVQGAGRMQSLIEALLEYSRVDRGTLAFKSFDLADVLDDVEAMLNVRLAEVGGTLVRRGDRPQVWADRGQISRVLQNLMSNALKYIDPGRPPKLEVTVHETSTTWQVEVRDNGIGIEPRHFERIFVIFKRLHTRTAHAGTGIGLAICKKIIQHHGGEIWVESVPGEGSTFFFALPKPKH